From the Entomomonas sp. E2T0 genome, one window contains:
- a CDS encoding cell division protein ZapA — MKQPETMTVHILDKEYHLTCPEDKRLELQQAADYLDKMMREIRASGKAIGVERIAVTAALNITYELLEQKSKKGAQQKLL; from the coding sequence ATGAAACAACCAGAGACAATGACTGTACATATTTTAGATAAAGAATATCATCTGACTTGCCCAGAAGATAAACGCCTTGAGCTACAACAAGCAGCAGACTATCTTGATAAAATGATGAGGGAAATTCGGGCGAGTGGTAAAGCCATTGGTGTCGAACGTATAGCAGTAACAGCTGCACTTAATATTACTTATGAGTTACTAGAGCAAAAATCCAAAAAAGGGGCTCAACAAAAGTTATTATAA
- the pepP gene encoding Xaa-Pro aminopeptidase, which produces MITIPAAEYQQRRHQLLSKLDANGIAVIAAAPIIERNEGVEYPYRQDSNFQYLTGFPEPEALLVLIPKRAEGQVVLFCRDRDPTMEVWTGIRAGQEGAIKQYGVDQAFSINQLDELMPTLLDGRNKVYSLIATQQKVQKKLMKWVEVVRSRVRQDAIAPCTFKALEPILHEMRLHKSEAELAVMQYAMDVSAKAHIRAMQESKAGLYEYSLDAALEYEFRKGGARLVAYNSIVASGANACILHYQENNAELKAGDLVMIDAGCEIDCYASDISRTFPVTGKFSAEQKALYEIVLAANLAAIGEVAPGKPYQAPHDIAVKVITEGLVELGILQGNVETLIANKAYTEFYMHSTGHWLGLDVHDVGAYRINKQSRPLEPGMVLTIEPGIYIAPDNTKVAEKWRGIGIRIEDNVVVTEQGHRVMTANTPKTIAEIESLMAC; this is translated from the coding sequence ATGATCACTATTCCTGCTGCTGAATATCAACAACGTCGTCACCAGTTATTATCCAAACTAGATGCCAATGGTATTGCAGTTATTGCTGCCGCACCTATTATAGAGCGTAATGAAGGCGTGGAATATCCCTATCGACAGGATAGTAACTTTCAATATTTAACAGGTTTTCCAGAGCCAGAAGCGTTATTGGTGTTGATTCCTAAACGAGCAGAAGGACAAGTGGTTTTATTCTGCCGTGATCGTGATCCTACTATGGAAGTATGGACAGGGATTAGGGCAGGGCAAGAAGGTGCTATTAAGCAATATGGTGTTGATCAAGCATTCTCTATTAATCAACTTGATGAGTTAATGCCTACTTTATTAGATGGTCGTAATAAGGTTTATTCGCTAATAGCCACTCAACAAAAAGTTCAGAAAAAACTAATGAAGTGGGTGGAAGTTGTTCGTAGTAGAGTAAGACAAGATGCTATAGCCCCTTGCACTTTTAAAGCATTAGAACCTATTTTACATGAAATGCGCTTGCATAAGAGTGAGGCAGAATTAGCAGTGATGCAATATGCCATGGATGTTTCAGCTAAAGCACATATTCGGGCTATGCAAGAAAGTAAAGCAGGGTTGTATGAGTATAGCCTAGATGCGGCTTTAGAATATGAGTTTCGTAAAGGTGGCGCTCGGTTAGTAGCTTATAACTCAATAGTAGCCAGCGGTGCTAATGCTTGTATTCTGCATTATCAAGAGAATAATGCTGAGTTAAAAGCAGGTGATTTAGTGATGATTGATGCGGGCTGTGAGATTGATTGCTATGCCAGTGATATTAGCCGTACTTTCCCTGTTACAGGCAAATTCTCAGCTGAGCAAAAAGCACTCTATGAAATAGTGTTAGCCGCTAATTTAGCAGCGATTGGTGAAGTAGCACCAGGTAAACCTTATCAGGCTCCCCATGATATAGCCGTTAAAGTAATCACTGAAGGATTAGTTGAGTTAGGAATTTTACAAGGAAATGTTGAAACATTGATTGCCAACAAAGCATATACTGAATTTTACATGCATAGTACTGGCCACTGGTTAGGACTCGATGTTCATGATGTGGGTGCCTATCGTATTAATAAGCAAAGTCGTCCTCTTGAGCCTGGTATGGTGTTAACCATTGAACCCGGTATTTATATTGCACCTGACAATACCAAGGTTGCAGAAAAATGGCGAGGCATAGGTATTCGTATTGAAGACAATGTCGTGGTTACTGAGCAAGGTCATCGCGTGATGACAGCGAATACACCAAAAACCATTGCAGAAATAGAGTCGTTAATGGCTTGTTAA
- a CDS encoding 5-formyltetrahydrofolate cyclo-ligase: protein MTITAATLSPQALRRLLRNRRRALTPLQQKIAAKNLYKQIIHHPLFGKAQHIGLYLANDGEIDPNLLLKAAQRYKKTIYLPILQRWPKFAMAFQRITPETRWTLNRFNIKQPVANFSHQVHPVKLDLILMPLVGFDEYGGRLGMGGGFYDRYLSYLKNRKSWHKPYLLGLAHECQKVDKLQLNSWDIPVRAVVTDYRWYTH, encoded by the coding sequence ATGACAATTACGGCCGCTACTCTTTCCCCACAAGCTCTACGCCGATTACTACGCAACCGTAGGCGTGCGCTTACTCCATTACAACAGAAAATAGCTGCCAAAAATCTTTATAAACAAATTATTCATCACCCTTTATTTGGAAAAGCACAACATATTGGCCTTTATTTAGCCAATGATGGAGAAATAGACCCTAATCTGCTACTAAAAGCAGCACAACGTTATAAAAAGACTATTTATCTCCCTATCTTACAACGTTGGCCGAAGTTTGCTATGGCTTTCCAACGGATTACCCCTGAGACACGCTGGACACTCAATCGCTTTAACATTAAACAGCCCGTGGCTAATTTTAGTCATCAAGTTCATCCTGTTAAACTTGACCTTATTTTAATGCCATTAGTAGGATTTGATGAGTACGGTGGGCGTTTAGGTATGGGAGGTGGTTTTTATGATCGCTACCTTAGTTACTTAAAAAATCGTAAAAGCTGGCACAAACCTTATTTGTTAGGCTTAGCCCATGAATGCCAAAAAGTAGATAAATTACAATTAAATAGCTGGGATATTCCTGTGCGAGCAGTAGTAACGGATTATCGTTGGTATACTCATTAA
- a CDS encoding UPF0149 family protein, producing the protein MSQTLSSAYTGLAKLLTEAGHFITPAELQGTLWGRTVAGANGQSSQLMQELSSFLEEGELTEAIQQAITGLQEMVNKELTDGSVAVTLLLPVDDESLTDRLNALTEWANGFLSSFGMVKQADKLPKEVLEILEDLASVSQLDTNIAAEDEARSEGDYAELVEFLRVAPLLVATELKSKPTIEQSVH; encoded by the coding sequence ATGTCACAAACATTATCTTCTGCTTATACGGGTCTAGCAAAATTATTAACTGAAGCAGGGCATTTTATTACACCTGCTGAGTTACAGGGTACTCTTTGGGGACGGACAGTAGCGGGTGCTAATGGTCAATCTTCGCAATTGATGCAAGAACTCTCTTCATTTTTAGAAGAGGGTGAGTTAACAGAGGCTATTCAGCAAGCAATTACTGGTTTGCAAGAAATGGTTAATAAAGAGTTAACGGATGGTAGTGTTGCGGTCACTTTATTATTACCTGTTGATGATGAATCTTTAACTGATCGCTTAAACGCATTGACTGAATGGGCTAATGGCTTTTTATCAAGTTTTGGTATGGTCAAGCAAGCGGATAAATTACCTAAAGAAGTGTTAGAAATTTTAGAGGATTTAGCTTCTGTCTCTCAACTAGATACCAATATTGCTGCTGAAGATGAAGCTCGTAGTGAAGGTGATTATGCGGAGCTTGTTGAGTTTTTAAGGGTTGCGCCATTACTGGTTGCTACGGAACTTAAAAGTAAACCTACAATAGAACAGTCTGTGCATTAA